The nucleotide window CCAGCTTCCTGGTATTGCCGCTTCGCGAGTAGTACAGGACCAGTATCTGCATATCCATCTCCTTCCCTAGCCTCAGTTGGGCAGTTGGCTTATCTGAGCACTCTTTCCGTCAACCGCCTGCAAGAATATCCCCCCCAGCCGCTGCCGCCAATATAAAATACTGCGCCCCGCCTTTCAACCGGCAAGCATCCGGCTGCCAACAAGAAAAACACTGGTGTCTCTCACGGCCAAGTGCTAAGATCATCGCCATTTTAGTCGACAGGTGGCAGCCCTGGCAAGACAGCCCTCTTTGTTGACCAGGGAACGAGAAGACAACTAGGCCGAGGCAGCCATGCTCTCGGCGGCTCCCCCGCAGCCTTCGTATGGATGTGAGAACCTATAAAGCTGACTCCCTGCTGATGCTCACCGCGATCATCTGGGGAGGAGCCTTTGTGGCCCAGAGAGTGGGCATGGATCACGTGGGCCCCCTTACTTTCAATGGCGTGCGCTTTGCTCTCGGTGCTCTCACTCTGATGCCGCTGGCCCTGCGCCAGAGCCCTGCCGCCAAGATGCCCGCAGAGCTGCTGCCGAGCTTCACCACCAGGCAGACTCTTCTGGGAGGAGCCCTGGCAGGAATAGCGCTTTTTGCTGGTGCCACCTTGCAGCAGGTGGGGCTGCTGTATACCACAGCTGGCAAGGCTGGCTTCATCACCGGGCTCTACGTGGTGATCGTGCCATTGCTGGGTATGATCTGGAGACAATGGCCTGGCTGGGGGGACTGGACCGGCGCCATTTTGGCCGCCGCAGGCCTCTATTTGCTCAGTGTGAGCGAGCAGTTCACTCTTGCTCCGGGAGATGCCTGGGAAGTGGCAGGTGCCTTCATGTGGGCTGCCCACATGTTGATAATCGGCTGGTTGTCCCCACGGGTAAATGGCATTCGCCTCGCCTGTGCCCAGTACATCGTCTGTTCCACTCTGAGTCTCCTGGTTGCCTGCTTTACAGAAGAGATCCTCCTGAGTGGCCTGCTGGCAGCCACCGTGCCAATTCTCTATGGCGGCGTCATGTCTGTTGGCATTGCCTATACCCTGCAGGTTGTGGCCCAGCGTGTGGCCCCACCCACTCATGCCGCCATAATCCTCAGCCTGGAAGCTGTTTTTGCCGCCCTGGCAGGCTGGCTTATCCTGGGTGAAACCCTCAGCCTCAGGGCCATGCTCGGCTGCGGCCTCATGCTCTCGGGGATGCTGGTGGCGCAGCTCTGGCGCTCTCCATCCCTTTGCTGCAGGGAGGACTGCAGTGAGAAGCCTACTCCGGAGCACTCCGAAAAGACTCACCGCAACTAGGCGGGTAGCGGTTCTTTGCCAGCTTCAGCCCCAGAGTTCTAGGGGCGTTATTTTCCTATCCACCTCTTGCAGAGCCAACTTTCCCAGATAGTCAAAAACCTCTGCACCTTCAAAGTCAGCTGACTCATCTCGCCTGGCGCAAGCAAGAATGCGCTCCTGGCTCGCAGGCTGCTGCGGAGAGAATGTACCTCGCAGCAAGCCAAGCCAGAATCCCTCTTCTTTGAACAATAACAAGTCCTCGAATGCTGTCTGGGGCATGCCATTGCCTTTGACCCTGGCAAACGTCTGAGTATCCCCGGGGACAAAAGATAGATTTACCGCCTGATAGCGCAGCAATTCAAAAAACAGATCAAAGGACTCCTGGATTTGCTCCATGTCCTGCTGCTCCAGAGCCCTGGATGCCTCTGCAACGAGCTCGGCAATGTCCTGCTGGCCATAGGTCAGGTCCAGGAGAGAAAAAACATTGTTGTACACCCGTTTGAGAGACTCTTTGCCCTTGCTGGCAATGACATCTTTGTCGTTGAGTATTTTCTTGATGTTGCTGATGCTGAACATCTCCTTCCAGTCCGGGCTCTTGCGCAGGGCAACATCGTCAATGGAAGTGCGATAGATGGCCAGCTCGTTGTCGAGGACGAGCACCTCTGGCTGTTCAGCCTCCCCGATGCGAACGTAAAGTTCCAGGTCTCTGGCTTTCTCCTGCTTGAACTGCGACATGGCCAACAGTTTCCTCATGAGATCCTTGTCAACCCGCCTCTGACTCGGGCCTTCCCTGATGGAGCTGTTGATCGCTTGCACAAGCCTATCCAGGCTGATCTTGGCCTTGAGATTCTCTTTGAATGACACGATGGCCTCCTCCTCGGCAGATAATTGCTGTTGTCAGTCATCATTTTCATTGTATGATAGGCGAAGCAATCTGAGAAGCGAATAACATGCTGGCTGCAAATTTATGAGGATGCCAGCAATGACAGATCTGCAAGGAACTGCGCATGACCGGGCCCACGATTGAATTGCTGCAGAACCCCATCCAGGAATATGACTGGGGTTCTACCACCGCCATCGCCGAGTTGCTCGGTCAGCCGACGCCCTCCCCTTCGCCGCAGGCGGAACTATGGATGGGGGCACATCCGCGGGCGCCATCCAGAATTCTCTGGCAAGGGAGTTGGCGGCCTCTGCCGGAGCTGATACAGGAGTATCCAGAAGAAATTCTGGGTCCGCGCACTGCCCAGAAATTCGCCGGGCAGCTGCCATTCTTGTTCAAAGTCCTTGCCGCTGCCAGACCGCTGTCTCTGCAAGCTCATCCCAACAAAGTCCAGGCAGAAGAGGGGTTTGCCAGGGAAAATAGCCGAGGAATCCCCCTGGACGCACCAGAACGCAATTACAAAGACAGCAACCACAAGCCGGAGATCATCTGTGCCCTCACAGACTTCTGGGGCTTGAACGGCTTTCGTCCCATCCCAGAGACGCTCAGGTGGCTGCACATTCTGGACATAGCCGGACTGCAACCGGCAGTGCAACGGTTGCAGCAGCAACCTGATCAGCAAGGATTGCGCCGGTTTCTCGAGGACTTGCTCACCATGAGCAGTCAACAAAGGCTTTCGGTTGTGGCAGAGATCAGCGAAGCAGTGAAGGAGCTTGACAGGAAGGTTCCAGAGTTTTACTGGGTCACAAAGCTGTTGCAGGACTATCCCCAGGACATAGGAGTCATAGCTCCCCTGTTTCTCAATCTAATTTGCTTGCAGCCGGGAGAAGCCATGTATCTGGCTGCCGGGGATCTGCACGCCTATCTGCAAGGAACCGGCATCGAATTGATGGCCAACTCCGACAACGTCTTGCGGGGCGGCCTCACCAGAAAACACGTGGATGTGGCGGAGCTTCTCACGGTGCTGAGCTTCCGTGAAAAAAAGCTGGCAATCCTCACCCCCCGACAGCTCCCTTCAGGAGAAAAGCTTTATGAGACCCCTGCGGAAGAATTCTCTCTGGCCGTAATTTCCGTCAGCCAGGAGAGCCCCTTCAGCAGCAGAGCCAATCGCAGCGTGGAAATCCTCATCTGCACTGCAGGAGACGCGTGGCTTACCGCTATGGACAGCGGCAAGAAAATTCATCTTCTCCGAGGCCGATCCGTTCTGGTGCCAGCTGTGGTCAAGGAGTATCACCTGAAGGGGAGGGCGGAAATCTACCGGGCAACCGTGCCCATCTAGCCGGGACTTTTCGGGCATCACCCGCCTGGTGTGGCTGGAGGGCTGGATATCTCTGTACTGCAGAGCTGCTCTAGCGCCAGGATGAGGGCCTGGGTGCCAAGCTTGCCGTGGCCCTGGGCCTTTACTGCCAGATAGAGCTGCTGGACCAGAGCCAGGCCCGGCAAGGAGAGTTGGAGGCGTCTGGCCTCTTCCAGGGCAATGGCCATATCCTTGACAAAGTGGTCCACAAAAAAACCGGGATCAAAGTCTCGACGCAGGATGCGCGGCGCCAGATTCGTCAGCATGCCGCAGGCGGCAGCGCCGCTGCTCACAGAACGCAGCATTTTTTCCAGATCGAGACCCGCCTTGTAGCCGTAGAGCAGACTCTCGCACACTCCAATCATGGTTCCGGCAATGACTATCTGATTGCACATCTTGGTGTGCTGACCTGCTCCGGGGCCGCCCTGATGGACAACCTGTTTTCCCATCACAGCGAGCAGAGGCCTGATGGCTTCCACCGCCTCCCGGTCCCCACCCACCATTATGGAAAGGGCAGCTTCCCTGGCGCCCACATCACCGCCCGATACAGGCGCATCTACTGCCTGTACGCCGGCGGCCTGCGCTCTCCGGTAAATCTCTCTGGCAAGCGATGGTGTGCTGGTGGTCATGTCTACCACAATACTGCCAGGCCGCGCTCCCGAGAGAATGCCGTGTTCTTCAAGGTAGACCTGCCTGACATCCTCGGGAAAACCCACCATGGTAAAGACGACAGTAGAATTGGCCGCCACCTCCCGGGGCGATTCCGCCCAGGAAGCTCCCTTATCGAGGAGAGGCTGCGCCTTTGCCCTGGTGCGATTGAACACGGTCAGGCGGTGGCCGTATCTCAGCAGATGGCTGCACATGGAAAGACCCACAATTCCCGTGCCAATCCAGCCAAGAGGTGCATCCGTACCGAAGCGCAGAGTTTTGCTGCTGGCAGTATTCATGACAACTGACTGGATACACTTAGAGTGGTGCTCTTGTCAACCGGCAAAAAGACCGCAACTCTTTCATCGCAGGCAGCAGCGACCACTTTCCTTCTTCGGGAAGCAAATCCAGTCTGTTCGCAGTTCCCATTGACAGCACTCCACATAGCTTGCTAAGCTGAAACACTATAATTTTACCAGGGATAATCAGCAGCAAAAGGAGGCAGCCATGGCTTACACCAATGTGCTGGTAGACGTTCAGGACCACATCGGCCGCATAACCCTCAATCGACCAGAGGAAATGAACACCTTCAATGTACCTTTTGCCCGTGAGCTCAATGATGCTCTCAGAGAGCTGGACCAGAACCCGGAAGTGCGCGTTGTCATCATAGGAGCTGCGGGCAAGCATTTCTCCACTGGCATTTCGCTGGCTGAATTCAAGGACAAGAACCACGGCGACTATCGAGAATTCATCAAGCTGATGGATGAACACAATCACACTATAGCCGGAATGAAAAAGCCGGTCATTGCTGAGGTCAAGGGATATGCCATAGCCAACGGCGCCGGGCTGGTCTTTGCCTGCGATCTGGCTGTGGCCGCAGAAGATGCCAAGATAGGAACCACTGCCATCAATGTGGGCCTTATCTGTCTGGGGCCGGCCGTGCCCCTGGCCAGGCTGGTAGGTCGCAGAAAGACCCTGGAAATGGTGCTGGGCGGAGACATAATCTCAGCTGCCGAAGCAGAAAAGCTTGGACTGGTGAACAAGGTGGTTCCTGCCGACAAGCTCGAAGAAGCCACTACTGACCTGGCCAACAAACTGGCGGCCAAGAGCCCTCTCGCCTTGCAGATTGGCAAGGTAGGCATCTATGCCCTCGAGGATCTTCCCTATCACAAGGCCGTCGACTACATGAGCGAACTTTTTGCCGGCCTCTGTGTCACAGAAGACGCCATGGAAGGTCTGCAAGCTTTTCAGGAAAAAAGAAAGCCCGTCTGGAAGGGCCGTTGATCTGCAGCAAGAGCAACTGACTACTGGGTTCAGGGCCTCTGTGTCGAGGAAACGCCAGTCTCGTGGCAGGCCCCGAGCAGTCACCATACTGGCAAGGCGAATCCCTGTCTGGAGGTTTCAGCTAACTAATTACCACCTGACAGCCAAGTCTTTGTTCCAGTCTTCTTCAGCTTCGCATCCAACCAGCTTTTGGTGATGCCGGGGGTATATGTCATGCGGACAGTATGCTGTGCCGTGAACCTGCGAGTCAGAAAATCTTGCCTGCCACCCAGTAAAGGGCCATGCCCACCAGCACGGTGCCGCCAAGGGACTTTGTTTTCAAGGCAAAGACAAAAGTCGGCAGGGCGACCCACAGTTTTGCCTGGGACAAACTGAGACAGCGAGGTACACCGTGCGTGACGAGCTCGGGTGCCAGCAGGGCACTCAGAATGGCCACCGGCAGCAGATCCAACCACTCTACAAACCACTGGGGCAATTGTCTCCTGGACAGAAAAAGAAGTGGCACCCAGCGCGGCAGGTAAGTGACTACACCCATGCCAAGGACCAGCAGCAGGTAGTCGCTCTGATTCATAAACGATATCTCCGACCGTACACCCTTTTGAGCGCTGTGCCGCAGGTTGCAGCAAACAGGGAAGCAAGGACGATATAGCCATTACCCGGAAGCAGCAGGGCCAGCACTACGGCAACCACGGCGGCACAGGCAGCGGTGAGGACATACAACCCTCCGTGGAGCTGCAATACCAGCAAGCAAATGAACATGGCCACCAGGGCATAGTCGATGCCAAAGGAGCCTGCCGGAATAAACTGGCCACTGAAACCGCCTATAATGGTGCTGCTCAACCAGGCAATATTGGCTGTGTGGTTGAGAGCCAGGGCCTGGGGCCAGTGCCAGCTTCCTCGTCTGAATCTTGTCAGGTTGACAGCGAAGCTTTCATCGGTAATTCCATAGGCAAAGAGCGACAGCCAGCCCCTGGGGAGCCGCTGCAAGTAGACAGCAAGAGAAGAGCTCATGAGCAGATGTCGGAGGTTGACCATAAAGGTGGTGGCCACGATAGGTGAGACAGTGGCGCCGCCAGCCAACATGGACACAGCGATGAACTGGGAGCTGCCCGCAAATACCAGCAGAGACATGCAGCCGATTTCCAGAGGGTTGAGCCCTGCCTTCTGGGCCAGAACACCGAAGGCAAGGCCGATGGGAAAGTAGCCCAGGCAGATGGGCCAGGCAGCTCTAACGCCTTCCCAGAGGCTGGTGCCAGAAGGGTTTGCCGAGCGGCTGGATTCGGATGGCGGTACCATGAAAACCAGCTCCAATGAGAAACGGCCCCAACACAAAGGGGTTCTGCAATGCCTCATAGCCTATAGCTTTTTGCTGACCTTGTCGAGCCATGATTCTGTCTGTGCTTCCTCTCACCACAGTGATTTTTCCAGGAGCGCCTGTTAGATTAACCAGTAAAGTTACTGAAAAAATAGCATACAGTTCTGGAGGGTGTCTTGAAAAAGAAGGAAATTCTCACGCCGGATCATGATCTGTGGGATGAATTCTACCGTGGTCTGTGCGGACAGGGAGGCTGTGATTTCAGATTGGACCCGGCCAAAGGGTATGGCTGGAAATGTAACCATGGCAACAGCAAACAGCGCACCAGAGCCGTCCTCAAGACCATGCCGACAATTGATGTAGAGGGAACTCTGGCATACTTCGACGCCCGCGGCCTCTCCTGCGACTGCAAAATCTTGTTCAATGCAACCGGTAGTGAACTTGACGACGAGTTGCATTGATAGCCGCACCGCACATGGGCGCGATGATTGGCTGCGACTCTAGAAGATAACATTGAAACTGTTCACGGCGTTTGATGTAAGGTGTGTGCTGAAGCTCTTCGGCCAATGTTGTGATAGCGTGCTGCCCCGGGATTGCACGAACTTGCCATGTAGGCCGGGCCCCATGCTGCCGTGGGCCGCAACTCGAGCAGAGCTAAAGGCAAGATAAAAGTGGTGGGTGCGCGAGTGCAGAAGCCCGCGCCCCCAACCTCAGCCTGCCTTTACCTCGATCTTTCGCGGTCTTGCCTTTTCCACTTTTGGCAATACCAGCCGCAGGACACCGTCCTTCATGGTGGCAGAGATCTTGCTCTGATCAATGCGATCAGACAGGCTGAATTCTCGATGGAATCTGCCGGTTTCGTATTCCTTAAGCAAGAATCTCTCATTGTCTGCGGTCTGATCTTCTACTTCGGCTGAAATGGTCAATTGTCCCTCAGTCAGGTCTATGCTGATACTATCGCTCGCTACCCCTGGCAAGTCAGCAAGCAAAGTGATCTCGTTTTCCGATTCGAAAATGTCAACTGCTGGCACGAATACAGGCCCTGGCTTGGTCTGCTCTGCTTCCGCCTGCACCTGCTGTTTTTCTCTCACCTGCAGTTCCTTGTCTGCCATATTTGTCACCTCCCATCATCATTGTTGGCGCTTCTTTCAAGAGGACTTCACTTCGATCTGCCGCGGCTTTGCTTCAATTGCCTTGGGAAGTGTTACCGTCAAGACACCATTCTTGCACACAGCAGTTACCCTACTCGAGTCTATTTTCGAAGGCAGGGAGGTTATTCTCTGGAATCGTCCTGCTTCGCGCTCCCGCCTGTGGTAACATACGTCCTCGCCCTCCGCAGCTATCTTTCTCTCCCCCTTGATAATCAGATTGTTGTCCTGGGTAGTGATCTCGATATCCTCTGGAGACACCCCGGGCAGTTCTGCCCGCACATAAAGGTTCTCACTGTCTTCCGAAACATTGATGGCCGGAAACACACCGGCAGTAGAGACCCTCTGTGTCCCAGAGAAAGATTCGAACAATCTGCTGATCTCTCTCTGCAAACGCTCCATTTCGGCAAAAGGATCCTTTTGCCAGCCAAAAAGGCCTGGCCGCCATCTCACTACTGCCATACTATCTACCTCCTTTCTGTCATGCTCTTCACAATATGCTGCCCTGGAGTTGAGTTTGATGTGCTGTTTGAACTCCCCTCCACCTCAGCCTTGAAATATCGAGCCGCATAAATTCAAGGTCAAGCACCTGGAATTTATATTAACTTTGTTTGATCCGGCCAAAAAGTAAGTCCCCTTCCCGGGCTTGTCAAGAGGAGCCAGGGCGAAGATAGTCCCTACGGTGCTACAAGACATTCCCTAGCCGCCTTGCCTGGCACGACAAACCACAGGCAGCAACCAGAGGTCTGGAATGGTATCTCTGGTTTCGCATCCCTCTAGATTGCCGACTGCAGTTGTGCCATATGGCATTGGCTTGGCGGTCCGGGTTGTTCTGCTGAGCCGGCGTCTGCGCCTATCTCAAATGGGAAGCGGACAGCAGCAGCAATCCAGAGCCAACCATCTGCAGCGACCTTCTTGCAGCACAGCTCAATTAATAACGGCAAGGAATCGACCACCAGAATTCAGGCAGACTTACTGTTCATCTACACTGCGATGAAGAACCTGTCCGGCAGGCAGCCAACATGCCGCAAGCCAAGATATGGTCTTGCAAAACAATGGAAGCAAGAGAAGCAGAGGCAGCAACTGCCATAAAGGAGGTCAGCTGCCCGGGTAAGAGGGCTGTATGCCAGG belongs to Deltaproteobacteria bacterium and includes:
- a CDS encoding DMT family transporter, whose product is MDVRTYKADSLLMLTAIIWGGAFVAQRVGMDHVGPLTFNGVRFALGALTLMPLALRQSPAAKMPAELLPSFTTRQTLLGGALAGIALFAGATLQQVGLLYTTAGKAGFITGLYVVIVPLLGMIWRQWPGWGDWTGAILAAAGLYLLSVSEQFTLAPGDAWEVAGAFMWAAHMLIIGWLSPRVNGIRLACAQYIVCSTLSLLVACFTEEILLSGLLAATVPILYGGVMSVGIAYTLQVVAQRVAPPTHAAIILSLEAVFAALAGWLILGETLSLRAMLGCGLMLSGMLVAQLWRSPSLCCREDCSEKPTPEHSEKTHRN
- the manA gene encoding mannose-6-phosphate isomerase, class I translates to MELLQNPIQEYDWGSTTAIAELLGQPTPSPSPQAELWMGAHPRAPSRILWQGSWRPLPELIQEYPEEILGPRTAQKFAGQLPFLFKVLAAARPLSLQAHPNKVQAEEGFARENSRGIPLDAPERNYKDSNHKPEIICALTDFWGLNGFRPIPETLRWLHILDIAGLQPAVQRLQQQPDQQGLRRFLEDLLTMSSQQRLSVVAEISEAVKELDRKVPEFYWVTKLLQDYPQDIGVIAPLFLNLICLQPGEAMYLAAGDLHAYLQGTGIELMANSDNVLRGGLTRKHVDVAELLTVLSFREKKLAILTPRQLPSGEKLYETPAEEFSLAVISVSQESPFSSRANRSVEILICTAGDAWLTAMDSGKKIHLLRGRSVLVPAVVKEYHLKGRAEIYRATVPI
- a CDS encoding NAD(P)-dependent oxidoreductase, giving the protein MNTASSKTLRFGTDAPLGWIGTGIVGLSMCSHLLRYGHRLTVFNRTRAKAQPLLDKGASWAESPREVAANSTVVFTMVGFPEDVRQVYLEEHGILSGARPGSIVVDMTTSTPSLAREIYRRAQAAGVQAVDAPVSGGDVGAREAALSIMVGGDREAVEAIRPLLAVMGKQVVHQGGPGAGQHTKMCNQIVIAGTMIGVCESLLYGYKAGLDLEKMLRSVSSGAAACGMLTNLAPRILRRDFDPGFFVDHFVKDMAIALEEARRLQLSLPGLALVQQLYLAVKAQGHGKLGTQALILALEQLCSTEISSPPATPGG
- a CDS encoding enoyl-CoA hydratase/isomerase family protein, whose protein sequence is MAYTNVLVDVQDHIGRITLNRPEEMNTFNVPFARELNDALRELDQNPEVRVVIIGAAGKHFSTGISLAEFKDKNHGDYREFIKLMDEHNHTIAGMKKPVIAEVKGYAIANGAGLVFACDLAVAAEDAKIGTTAINVGLICLGPAVPLARLVGRRKTLEMVLGGDIISAAEAEKLGLVNKVVPADKLEEATTDLANKLAAKSPLALQIGKVGIYALEDLPYHKAVDYMSELFAGLCVTEDAMEGLQAFQEKRKPVWKGR
- a CDS encoding AzlD domain-containing protein, which gives rise to MNQSDYLLLVLGMGVVTYLPRWVPLLFLSRRQLPQWFVEWLDLLPVAILSALLAPELVTHGVPRCLSLSQAKLWVALPTFVFALKTKSLGGTVLVGMALYWVAGKIF
- a CDS encoding AzlC family ABC transporter permease is translated as MVPPSESSRSANPSGTSLWEGVRAAWPICLGYFPIGLAFGVLAQKAGLNPLEIGCMSLLVFAGSSQFIAVSMLAGGATVSPIVATTFMVNLRHLLMSSSLAVYLQRLPRGWLSLFAYGITDESFAVNLTRFRRGSWHWPQALALNHTANIAWLSSTIIGGFSGQFIPAGSFGIDYALVAMFICLLVLQLHGGLYVLTAACAAVVAVVLALLLPGNGYIVLASLFAATCGTALKRVYGRRYRL
- a CDS encoding Hsp20/alpha crystallin family protein produces the protein MADKELQVREKQQVQAEAEQTKPGPVFVPAVDIFESENEITLLADLPGVASDSISIDLTEGQLTISAEVEDQTADNERFLLKEYETGRFHREFSLSDRIDQSKISATMKDGVLRLVLPKVEKARPRKIEVKAG
- a CDS encoding Hsp20/alpha crystallin family protein, encoding MAVVRWRPGLFGWQKDPFAEMERLQREISRLFESFSGTQRVSTAGVFPAINVSEDSENLYVRAELPGVSPEDIEITTQDNNLIIKGERKIAAEGEDVCYHRREREAGRFQRITSLPSKIDSSRVTAVCKNGVLTVTLPKAIEAKPRQIEVKSS